From the Malus domestica chromosome 17, GDT2T_hap1 genome, one window contains:
- the LOC103404546 gene encoding F-box protein At5g49610-like, producing MRAAKYKCIPSGVLADILFRLPVKSLKRFECVCKSWYDLIKDPSFTIQHLHHSKNVNQHFLLEKGIRNSHDSLLCLDEISLLSRHRLSLPSVFSEILGPCNGIYCFIRLNVEFELDLIALANVSLREFKVVPDLSISHPHSQSQSVKLCGFGFDRKTNDYKLVLILSYADRATGLEFDCKEVVYSLRSKSWRELDLTFPYAEVTHWLSPFCKISYWPFLLTSDSGTYVNGNSHWLVSDTTHWLANDDIRYTIRYFDMVDEVFRRISLPKLPEFSSYGDMYVNINALYTDSLSVVVRPKSYIPDKTCEVWIMHDYGDDESWTKLATIGPIEGIARSLKLLGFWQKGEFLFEYDEEQVISYNPNTQKITQKFRICGSLRAYTESLVSIVGDQRDDQNLLFDIVKEGDDPALQQPTSSS from the coding sequence ATGAGGGCCGCAAAATACAAATGCATTCCCTCCGGCGTGTTGGCAGACATTCTTTTCAGGCTGCCTGTGAAATCTCTGAAGCGGTTCGAATGCGTATGCAAATCCTGGTATGATCTCATCAAAGACCCGAGTTTCACCATCCAACACCTCCATCATTCCAAAAACGTGAATCAGCATTTTCTCCTTGAGAAAGGTATACGTAATAGTCATGACTCCTTGCTTTGTTTGGACGAAATATCGCTTCTTTCTCGGCATCGGCTAAGCTTACCCTCGGTCTTTTCTGAAATTTTGGGTCCTTGCAATGGAATCTACTGCTTCATAAGGCTTAATGTCGAATTCGAACTGGATCTTATTGCACTGGCAAATGTTTCGCTCAGAGAATTCAAGGTTGTTCCAGACTTGAGCATCTCACATCCTCACAGCCAAAGTCAAAGCGTGAAACTATGTGGATTTGGATTTGATCGTAAAACCAATGATTACAAGTTGGTTTTAATTCTCAGTTACGCAGATAGAGCAACGGGGCTCGAATTCGACTGTAAGGAGGTTGTATATAGCTTGCGTTCCAAGTCATGGAGAGAATTAGATCTTACTTTTCCGTATGCTGAAGTTACCCATTGGCTTTCTCCGTTTTGTAAAATTAGCTATTGGCCTTTCCTTTTGACGAGTGACAGTGGCACCTATGTCAACGGGAATTCTCACTGGTTGGTCAGTGATACCACTCATTGGTTGGCCAACGATGATATTCGTTATACAATTCGTTATTTTGACATGGTTGATGAAGTGTTCCGACGGATTTCGCTTCCAAAGTTGCCGGAGTTTTCCTCGTACGGTGACATGTATGTCAATATTAATGCATTGTACACTGATTCACTGTCCGTGGTTGTTCGTCCGAAGTCTTATATTCCTGACAAGACTTGTGAAGTATGGATCATGCACGACTACGGTGACGATGAATCTTGGACCAAACTAGCTACGATTGGGCCAATTGAAGGCATTGCAAGGTCACTGAAGCTGTTGGGATTTTGGCAAAAAGGAGAGTTTCTTTTCGAATATGACGAAGAACAAGTGATCTCATACAACCCAAACACTCAGAAGATCACTCAGAAATTCCGAATTTGTGGATCATTGCGAGCTTACACAGAGAGCTTGGTTTCAATCGTAGGAGACCAACGGGACGACCAAAATTTGTTGTTTGATATTGTTAAGGAAGGTGATGATCCAGCTCTTCAACAACCCACATCTTCGTCATGA
- the LOC103404263 gene encoding ribosomal RNA-processing protein 8, giving the protein MADNESSKKRKRAGRRNKSHTQKLKLSTERESTSPKAERINEEAAENPKASASASAKRLKSQGKLSNSSSFLDKMKAKLSGGHFRMINEKLYTCTGKEALEYFNDDPTLFDTYHTGYQEQMSHWPELPVDIIIKWLKEHSPSLVVADFGCGDARLAKNVKNKVFSFDLISNDPSVISCDMANTPLGSTSVDVAVFCLSLMGTNFPNYLNEAHRILKPRGWLLIAEVKSRFDSTTGGADPKTFTKAVCDLGFTSVSKDFSNKMFILFYFKKKEEQDSKKKDIEWPELKPCLYKRR; this is encoded by the exons ATGGCCGATAACGAATCAAGCAAAAAGCGGAAGAGAGCGGGGCGTCGCAATAAATCTCACACCCAAAAGCTCAAGCTTTCCACCGAAAGAGAAAGCACTTCCCCAAAAGCTGAAAGAATCAATGAAGAAGCAGCAGAGAATCCAAaagcttctgcttctgcttctgctaaGCGCTTAAAATCGCAGGGAAAGCTTTCGAATTCGTCTAGCTTTCTCGATAAG ATGAAAGCAAAGCTATCCGGAGGCCATTTTCGGATGATTAACGAGAAGCTCTACACTTGCAC TGGAAAAGAGGCGCTTGAGTATTTCAATGACGACCCGACATTGTTTGATACA TACCACACAGGATATCAAGAGCAAATGTCACATTGGCCTGAGCTGCCAGTTGATATAATCATCAAATGGCTTAAAGAGCATAGCCCTTCTCTGGTCGTGGCTGATTTTGGATGCG GGGATGCACGCCTAGCAAAAAATGTGAAGAATAAAGTCTTCTCCTTTGATCTCATATCCAACGATCCTTCAGTAATATCCTGTGATATGGCAAAT ACACCCCTTGGCTCTACATCTGTAGATGTTGCTGTCTTCTGCCTTTCGTTGATGGGGACAAATTTCCCAAATTACCTGAATGAAGCACACAGAATACTTAAGCCCCG TGGTTGGCTTTTGATAGCAGAAGTGAAGAGCAGATTTGACTCGACTACGGGAGGAGCCGACCCAAAGACATTTACAAAAGCCGTATGCGATCTTGGATTTACCTCTGTGTCAAAG GATTTCTCAAACAAGATGTTTATATTGTTTTACTTCAAGAAAAAG GAGGAGCAAGATTCAAAGAAAAAGGATATCGAATGGCCTGAGCTGAAACCTTGTTTGTATAAGCGCCGCTGA
- the LOC103404264 gene encoding putative glucose-6-phosphate 1-epimerase isoform X1, whose amino-acid sequence MPLNIVNKGDGFPRIILTEPTGSSAEVLLYGGQVVSWKNERREELLFMSSKATGKPPKAIRGGIPVCFPQFGNFGSLEQHGFAKNRLWSVDSDPSPLAPTNNQTSVDLILKSTEEDLKTWPRSFELRLRVSLNAGKLTLIPRVRNTDSKTFSFTFALINYLYVSDISEVRVEGLETLDYLDNLMRRERFTEQADAITFDEEVNRVYLGTPTKIAMIDHERKRTFVLRKDGMPDAVVWNPWDKKAKTIPDLGDEDYKTMLCVDSAAIETPIFLKPSEEWKGRQELSTVSSSYCSGQLDPRMVLHGLY is encoded by the exons ATGCCGTTGAATATAGTGAATAAGGGTGATGGATTTCCCCGAATCATACTCACCGAGCCAACTGGTTCTTCAGCAGAG GTGCTTCTGTATGGAGGGCAGGTTGTTTCGTGGAAGAACGAAAGACGCGAAGAATTGCTCTTTATGAGTAGCAAA GCTACTGGGAAACCGCCTAAAGCGATCAGGGGAGGCATACCCGTCTGCTTTCCGCAG TTCGGAAATTTTGGTTCGCTGGAGCAGCATGGATTTGCAAAGAACAGATTGTGGTCTGTTGATAGTGACCCTTCGCCTTTGGCTCCAACTAACAATCAGACGTCAGTGGATTTGATCTTGAAGTCTACAGAAGAGGATCTAAAGACCTGGCCGCGCAG CTTTGAGCTCCGGCTTCGTGTTTCTCTCAATGCTGGCAAGCTCACTTTGATTCCCCGTGTTAGGAATACGGATAGCAAGACCTTCTCCTTTACATTTGCCCTGATTAACTACTTATATGTATCAGATATCAG TGAAGTGCGTGTGGAGGGCCTGGAGACACTTGATTATCTCGACAATCTGATGCGCAGAGAAAGGTTCACAGAGCAGGCAGATGCTATCACCTTTGATGAAGAG GTCAACCGAGTGTATTTGGGCACGCCGACAAAGATAGCCATGATAGACCACGAGAGGAAGAGAACCTTTGTTCTGCGGAAGGATGGCATGCCGGATGCAG TTGTGTGGAACCCTTGGGACAAAAAGGCCAAGACTATCCCTGATTTGGGAGATGAGGACTACAAAACCATGTTATGTGTAGATTCTGCGGCCATTGAAACCCCAATTTTCTTGAAGCCTTCCGAAGAGTGGAAGGGCCGTCAAGAACTCTCTACCGTGTCATCAAGCTATTGCAGTGGGCAGTTGGATCCTCGCATGGTTCTTCATGGCCTTTACTGA
- the LOC103404264 gene encoding putative glucose-6-phosphate 1-epimerase isoform X2 has translation MPLNIVNKGDGFPRIILTEPTGSSAEVLLYGGQVVSWKNERREELLFMSSKATGKPPKAIRGGIPVCFPQFGNFGSLEQHGFAKNRLWSVDSDPSPLAPTNNQTSVDLILKSTEEDLKTWPRSFELRLRVSLNAGKLTLIPRVRNTDSKTFSFTFALINYLYVSDISEVRVEGLETLDYLDNLMRRERFTEQADAITFDEEVNRVYLGTPTKIAMIDHERKRTFVLRKDGMPDAENRVICSCVEPLGQKGQDYP, from the exons ATGCCGTTGAATATAGTGAATAAGGGTGATGGATTTCCCCGAATCATACTCACCGAGCCAACTGGTTCTTCAGCAGAG GTGCTTCTGTATGGAGGGCAGGTTGTTTCGTGGAAGAACGAAAGACGCGAAGAATTGCTCTTTATGAGTAGCAAA GCTACTGGGAAACCGCCTAAAGCGATCAGGGGAGGCATACCCGTCTGCTTTCCGCAG TTCGGAAATTTTGGTTCGCTGGAGCAGCATGGATTTGCAAAGAACAGATTGTGGTCTGTTGATAGTGACCCTTCGCCTTTGGCTCCAACTAACAATCAGACGTCAGTGGATTTGATCTTGAAGTCTACAGAAGAGGATCTAAAGACCTGGCCGCGCAG CTTTGAGCTCCGGCTTCGTGTTTCTCTCAATGCTGGCAAGCTCACTTTGATTCCCCGTGTTAGGAATACGGATAGCAAGACCTTCTCCTTTACATTTGCCCTGATTAACTACTTATATGTATCAGATATCAG TGAAGTGCGTGTGGAGGGCCTGGAGACACTTGATTATCTCGACAATCTGATGCGCAGAGAAAGGTTCACAGAGCAGGCAGATGCTATCACCTTTGATGAAGAG GTCAACCGAGTGTATTTGGGCACGCCGACAAAGATAGCCATGATAGACCACGAGAGGAAGAGAACCTTTGTTCTGCGGAAGGATGGCATGCCGGATGCAG AAAATCGTGTGATCTGCAGTTGTGTGGAACCCTTGGGACAAAAAGGCCAAGACTATCCCTGA
- the LOC114822717 gene encoding toll/interleukin-1 receptor-like protein: MNTTRSAHATAAAATSSSSRLSNNWKYEVFLSSGDDTRTTFTDHLFSALSDAGINTFVDHQLRREEHIQSELDGEIEGSRIAIVVFSKKYAESGCCLRELSKIMREGKVVYPIFYDVDPSQVRKQSGSFGEAFRKHEGQEDPNEVEQWRNDLKACADVSGRNLKTTADGREALFIQNVVWGHHRTNKNQRLANKSVNHSVGIPRRVGQSSLLYFFFFVFFPGRSRSLPP, translated from the exons ATGAATACCACCAGATCCGCCCATGCaaccgccgccgccgccactTCGTCTTCGTCTCGGCTTTCAAACAACTGGAAGTACGAGGTGTTCCTCAGCTCAGGCGACGATACACGCACTACCTTCACAGACCACCTCTTCAGTGCGTTAAGCGATGCCGGAATTAACACGTTTGTAGACCACCAGCTCAGAAGAGAGGAACATATACAGAGCGAACTTGACGGAGAAATCGAAGGGTCGAGGATCGCCATCGTCGTCTTCTCAAAGAAGTACGCGGAGTCCGGATGTTGCCTGAGGGAGCTGTCGAAGATCATGAGAGAGGGGAAAGTAGTCTATCCTATATTCTACGACGTTGACCCTTCTCAAGTGAGGAAACAGAGTGGTAGTTTTGGGGAAGCATTTCGGAAGCATGAAGGGCAGGAAGATCCAAATGAAGTCGAGCAGTGGAGAAATGATCTTAAGGCTTGTGCAGATGTGAGTGGGCGGAATCTTAAAACCACGGCGGACGG GCGTGAAGCATTGTTTATCCAGAATGTTGTTTGGGGACATCATCGCACTAACAAAAACCAGAGACTTGCAAACAAGTCAGTCAACCACTCGGTTGGAATACCTCGTCGCGTGGGCCAGAGTTccctactatatttttttttttttgtctttttcccTGGGCGGTCCCGTTCTCTCCCTCCCTGA